One region of Cheilinus undulatus linkage group 4, ASM1832078v1, whole genome shotgun sequence genomic DNA includes:
- the LOC121508611 gene encoding protein CutA homolog — MRIGLPSADTLQGGSLKALVVTVLLSVFMFQLLRTVGLRAFSMASETYTSGTHSAAFVTCPNDTVAKELARGIVEKKLAACVNIVPAITSVYEWQGKIEEDSEVLLMIKTRSSKVPALAEYVRSNHPYEVAEVISLPIDQGNPPYLRWIGDIVPE; from the exons ATGCGCATTGGACTGCCCAGTGCTGACACACTGCAAGGTGGATCCTTGAAAGCTTTAGTTGTG ACTGTGCTCCTGAGTGTGTTTATGTTCCAGCTGCTGCGGACAGTTGGACTGAGGGCCTTTTCCATGGCATCTGAGACTTACACGTCGGGCACACACTCTGCCGCCTTCGTCACCTGCCCCAACGACACAGTGGCCAAAGAGCTGGCCAG GGGTATTGTGGAAAAGAAGCTGGCTGCTTGCGTCAACATCGTTCCAGCAATCACATCTGT ATATGAATGGCAGGGTAAGATTGAAGAGGACAGTGAAGTGCTGCTG ATGATTAAAACGAGGAGTTCCAAGGTGCCTGCTCTTGCAGAATATGTTCG CTCGAACCATCCGTACGAGGTGGCCGAGGTCATTAGCCTGCCTATTGACCAGGGCAACCCGCCCTACCTGAGGTGGATCGGAGACATTGTCCCTGAATAA